The genomic region GATAGTGCTGCTGCCTGCATGCTACTGGCAATTTGCATCCATTTTGCCTTTTTGTCTCAATTTAACTCCCAGTAACCCCCCTCCCTCGACATGGTGCAGGGAGTCGGAGAGTGGAGGCTGTGCAGGTGGAAGGATAATGACTCGTTAGTTATGAATTAGTAATGCAGTCCTTCCATGTGATCCGGGGTAGGATGAGTTAACAGAATGGCTATTGCATCTGGGATGTCCGACGTGCAGCATTCCTATAGCTTTTGGCTCAGCTCCACCTCCTGTCACCCTTAATAGGAAGGAGCAGGGAATTGTAGTTGAGCCGCAGCAGCCGGTCCCAATCCCTGTAGCAGTTTAAAGCAGACTGTCCATAGTACTATTATAGGCTGGCTGCAGCAGTCGCATCAGGATTTGTACAGGGAAACGTCTGCTCCTTTATATTCCCTGCCGCCGAGCGACTGCTGCGTCTTCCGATGATTTAGGACAAAACTTGCTGCTCAGAGACAAGCCAGACCCCCCTTATCTCCAATAATAAGCCCGTCTGTCCGGCACCTGTACTGATCGCTGATAAACGCGCCTGAGCGCTGGGTATTATTATAGGACTCGTGTAATCAAATAGCACCGCACACAcaggggcactccaccaatgaggcgagttgaggcactcgcctcaggcagcagcgcccccctgttttccaggggcagcaaaaatggctCTCCTGgcaactaagagccaaatttccgcttttcaacccggaaatttggctcttctagtgcagagagtacaaTCGCATTCTATGCACTAGCGTTGTGGACCACCACCGACCCCTCCGGTGCAACCTGGACTGCCCCCGACCCCCTCGGGCACTACAGAGGTGAGTGCCGTGGAgaggggtgggggcagcaaaaggaaggtcgcctcaggcagcaaaattaccaggatcgcccctgcgcaCACACCTCGGGATTCTCTTTTCATTCATTTGCGGCGGGGGTTGCATGTAACCTCCCCACCCACCGGCGACCACCACCCCCAGCACCGAGTCTGTGTGTAACCTGTGAACTGCCGGATCAAGTGGAGCTCCTGTTACCTGCATTGGGACAAGAGCAGCGGGGAgagggggaggagagagagagaagggggaaGAGCGAGGGGAGAGACTCTGCAATATCATTTGTGAATCGCGCTCAGGGCTGCAGATACAtattcctgctgctgctgctgctgctgctgctgctgctttaatAACAACACATGCAGTAGGATCGCAGGTAACAGCGACTGCGGCTGCACCGCGAGCAACTTGGAGCTGTCCCTCAGCACTGGAGGAGCCCATTCGGGAGGAACTTTGTGCAGCCCCAGGGACTGATTATTAACATTGACCCACGGGGTCGGGGAATCTCTGATGGATCTTTGGTTTattctggaataaaaaaaagcGAAAAAAAAGCGAGGCAGTTGCTCTGTCAGATCTGACTTGCTTGGCAGCAGAGGAATCAGTTGTGGCTGTCGGACGTGGGAAACGGCTGTGACTTCTTTCAGTCCCGGGAACTGTAGCAAGAGAGTCGCGCCAAGTCGCAGGGATGAGCGACTAAAGTTGCAGCGAGCGGAGAGCCgagacagagacagagaagcGGCGGTACGTGCAGTTGAGTCCAGTGCAGGGAATGATGAGGACTGAGGGGACACAGAGTCGCTGGAGCtcgtggctgctgctgctgcttcacaTTTCACTGACTGTGGCCGCCACCAAACAGCTGCTCAAGTACCGGATCGCCGAGGAAGGACCGGCCGATGTGCGGATCGGTAACGTGGCCAAAGAGATCGGGATAGTGAAAAGCTCCGGGGACGTGACCTTCAGCCTGGAGTCCGGTTCCGATTACTTTAAGATCGACAACGTGACCGGGGAactgagcaccacggagcgccgGATAGACCGGGAGAAGCTGCCGCAGTGTCAGATGATCTTCGACGAGAACGAGTGTTTCATAGACTTCGAGGTGTCGGTGATCGGGCCGGCGCAGAGCTGGGTGGAGCTGTTCGAGGGCAGAGTGATCATCCTGGACATTAACGATAACACCCCGACCTTCCCGTCCCCCGTGCTCACTCTGACCGTGGAGGAGAACCGGCCCGTGGGGACTCTGTATCTTCTGCCCACCGCCACCGACCGCGACTTCGGTCGCAACGGGATTGAACGCTACGAGCTGATCCAGGACGCCGGGGAGAGTCTGTATTTGTCCGGCCGAAGGGGGGCGCCAGAGAGTGGCAAGAGGAGGATGGAGTCGGACGGCAGGAGCAGCGTGTTTGAGCTACAAGTCGCCGACACCTCGGATGGGGAGAAGCAGCCGCAGCTTATTGTTAAGGGACCGCTGGACCGGGAGCAGAGGGATTCCTATGAGCTCACCCTGCGGGTAAGAGATGGGGGGGAACCTCCTCGATCGTCCCAGTCCATTCTCAGGGTCCTCATCACCGATGTCAACGACAACAGCCCCCGGTTCGAGAAGAGCGTGTACGAGGCCGACCTGGCGGAAAATAGCGCCCCGGGCACCCCTATCCTGCAGCTCAGAGCCGCCGACTACGACGTAGGGGTGAATGGTCAGATCGAGTACGTGTTCGGGGCAGCGACCGAGTCGGTGAGGAGACTTCTCAGGCTGGACGAGAACTCCGGTTGGCTCAGCGTCCTGCACCGGATAGACCGGGAGGAAGTCAATCAGCTGAGATTCACCGTCATGGCCAGAGACAGGGGGCAGCCCCCCAAAACCGACAAGGCCACGGTGGTGCTGAATATAAAGGATGAGAATGATAACGTGCCCCTCATAGACATCAGGAAGATCGGCAGGATCCCAGTGAAGGACGGAATGGCCAATGTGGCCGAGGATGTGCTGGTAGATACCCCTGTAGCTCTGGTGCAGGTGTCCGACAGGGACCAGGGGGAGAACGGAGTGGTCACGTGCACTGTAGTCGGCGACGTCCCGTTCCAGCTGAAACCGGCGAGTGACGGGGAGGGGGAGCAGAACAAGAAGAAGTATTTCCTGCACACCTCGGCCCCCCTGGACTATGAGAACGTTAAGGAATACAATGTCATCATCGTGGCCGTGGATTCGGGGAGCCCCAGCCTGTCCAGCAACAACTCCCTGACCGTCAAAGTGGGCGACATAAACGACAACCCCCCGGTGTTCAGCCAAGCGGCGGTGGAAGTGGCTTTCCCTGAGAACAACGTACTGGGAGAGCGAGTGGCCACGGTCCTGGCGACGGATGCCGACAGCGGCAAAAACGCCGAGATCGCTTATTCCCTGGAGCCTCCTATGGACGGGATCTTCTCCATTCACCCCGACACCGGCGATATCACCGTCAATATCATCCTGGACCGGGAGCAGACGGACAGCTACGAGTTCAGAGTGGTCGCCAAAGACAAGGGCATCCCCGTTCTGCAGGGGGCGACCTCGGTGGCGGTGCGAGTGGCCGACAGAAACGACAACGAGCCCAAGTTCATGCAGGACGTGTTCACTTTCTACGTGAAGGAAAACTTGCAGCCCAACAGCCCCGTGGGAATGGTGACCGTGATGGACTCGGACAAAGGTCGCAATGCTGAGATGAGTTTATTTATCGAGGAGGACAGCGATATCTTCTCCATAGAGAACGAAACGGGGACCATCTACTCCACCGTCTCCTTTGACAGGGAACACCAGACCAGCTACACGTTTAGGGTGAAAGCAGTAGATGGTGGAGACCCTCCCAGATCAGCCACAGCCACCGTGTCCCTGTTTGTCATGGATGAGAACGACAATGCCCCTTCCATTAGTTTCCCAATTAACACTTCCTATGCTGTGCTGTCCCCTGCCAGCAACGTGAGAACTGTGGTGGCTTCTGTAGTGGCAACCGACAGTGACAATGGGGTCAATGCTGATCTCAACTACAGCATCGTAGGGGggaatccctttaagctcttcGAAATTGACTCCACCAGCGGAGTGGTGTCTTTGGTTGGCAAGCTCACCTCTAAGCATTATGGGCTGCACCGGCTAGTAGTGCAAGTGAATGATAGCGGGCAACCCCCCCAGTCTACAGTAGCCCTGGTGCACGTGTTTGTCAATGAAACCATCTCCAACGCCACCGTGGTCGATTCCCAAATTGCCAGAAGTTTGCACGTCCCACTAACCCAGGATATCGCTGGAGACCCCAGTTATGACATGAGCAAGCAGAGACTGAGCATAGTCATAGGAGTGGTGGCTGGCATCATGACTGTCATTCTGATCATACTAGTGGTGGTCATGGCACGATATTGCAGAGCCAAAAGCAAGAATGGCTACGAAGCCGGCAAAAAGGACCACGAGGACTTCTTCACCCCCCAGCAGCACGATAAGTCTAAAAAGCCCAAAAaggacaagaaaaacaaaaaatccaaGCAGCCCCTGTACAGCAGCATAGTGACAGTTGAGGCTTCCAAGCCAAATGGACAGAGATATGACAGTGTCAATGAGAAACTGTCGGACAGCCCCAGCATGGGAATGTACAGAACTGTCAATGGAGGTCCAGGTAGTCCTGATCTCGCCAGGCATTACAAATCCAGCTCCCCGTTGCCCACAGTACAGCTCCACCCCCAGTCACCTACTGCTGGCAAAAAACACCAGGCTGTGCAAGACTTACCCCCGGCCAATACTTTTGTAGGAGCTGGAGACAACATCTCGATTGGATCAGATCACTGTTCTGAGTATAGTCAAACCAATAACAAGTACAGCAAACAGGTAAGCCATGCCACTAAAATGTACATGCTATGTATGAAATGTATGGTGCATGTATGACCCCAGTCTTACACAACCCCTTTCCATTtatttgccccatactgtatgtaaatccgGCAAAATCGGGAAGTACCTACTGTTGAGTGAAGAAGTAGCCccagtattattattaaaagttaaaaactaTTATTGGTACATGTATAAGCTAATGCATTTCGTGCCTAGGTGGACCCTCACTCATAGGCATGAGCCTATGTTTAAGTGCCCACctaggcatgaaatgcgttaggcttatACATGttctaataaagttttttaataCTTGGGCTACTTCTTCACTTAACAATAGGTCCTTCCCAATTTTTTCCTGATTAATCCCATGAAACGATGCATAACCCATGGATTGGGATGTgaccactgtgtataatgtatgATTTAATTGGACTTTTTTGCTTTAAAAGTAGAACTACACACTACAGCAACATTGCACACTTGTTTCCCCATAAGCCACATGATTTGAGCCTTTGGCCCAGCAGTATTTCAGTTTCTGGTATCACAGTTTTTGATTGGCCAAGGAAACCAAGTGCTCAGCCAGAACCAAAGTGAAGCAGGGAATCCCCCAGCGTGTGGCAGTTTAAGCTGATGGTCAGCTGCACCTCCCAACATCCTTCTTTGGGgcattctgggacttgtagttttctAGCTGGAAAGTTTTAAGCTTCCTGGGTCGGAGAATTGTAAATGTCACgctgacatttttatatatatgacaGTGACAGTGTAATTATCCTTTCTGAGCAAGGATACCAGGACATTCTATATATTTGTGCAGTATCCCATTTACACCATTGCTCCTATTTGAGACTGGCTTGTCTGAAGCTAATCATGTAATAAATACCTGTAAGCAACCCCTATGGCATATTGTATATCCCTCTCCGCTCTCTCTCAGCGAATGAATCATTTCCTCTGTGGACCTATAAATGCAGCAATCGGTGAGCCGCCTTCTTTCATTCTAAACTCCTTTATTGCATTACCTCTGAAAGAAGGAAGCGGCAGCCAATAGGATACAACAGGGTGTTGATTTGCAAACCTTTGCAATACCTCTGCAGGCTGATGCCATTAATGGAAAGCTTCTGCTACCTCTGCAGTGTTCCTTAATCGCATGGTGTCATCATAGCTGTTTTCTTCCCTTAAAGCTGCCATTTCATTCTTCCGGCGTTGTAAAGGAGCAGTCGTCATGTCAAAATATCCATTAATAAAATTCAAGGGAATAGGTTATCCTGCAATTCTTTGAAAGCACTGCAAAagtcagccttaaaggagaactaaagcctaactaaagaagtagctagaaatgttgtacattatgttttgtgcttctgtaccagctcaaggcaaccacagccctttagcagtaatgatctgtgtctccaaagatgccacagtagctccccatcttcttttctgctgattcactgcacatgctctgtgctgctgtcacttactgagcttagggacccactcacaatatacagtacacatagaaataaatgtcacaatatatggctgattaataattaatacagataattattacatggcagcacagaaaccagtgcaattagcatcagcatttaataatcagccctgtagcatcagcttatattacaggccaacctcattttctgctggataattagtgacgacccctaagctcagcttctcaacagctgctcagagcccactgagcatgtgagtgtcacagacactttccaagatggtgaccccctgtgacaagtttgaagtcctggatcattgctgctgttgacaagctgaaactttaggctggtgcaataagttcagtatataaaatatggcattttaagcgatattcatttttagggtttagttcacctttaacccTTCTCAtgctcagggccagaactagaggtaggcaggcACCTGCTTAGGGTATAATTATTTTGGGATGTGGACGGTTTAATTAGAGAAAATGTTTATTGGGGTTCATACGTATTAATAACAGCTCATCGTCCCTACCTTCCTATAAAAGTTGATCAGTATCTGCTGCTTATTTTGCCAGACAGCATGTAATGGAAAGGTAGGACCACAGAGGTTTCACAAtaaataacaattaattatacacacaatctttttttctggcatgatgtgtatatataatatataataatattgcaaTTACAGAATTGAAGAACTGGGAACCACATGCTATAAATTATCATTTGAGAGATGGCCCTTACTTGTAAATCAGCCTCAGTACTGTTTCTTAACCTCATTTGCCCTGATTTTTTCAGAACTACAACACCCATAATGCTTTGATCTATCTAAGAGGATGTTGGGGGTTGTAGTTCAATACCATATGGTGACCCAAGGTTAATAAGCAGGaccttaaaggcagagacacacagctcagatttgtggagattagttgcccagcgacaaatcttctcttgttcggggcaactaatctccccaaactgcttcctgccggctagaatgtaaattgccggcaggatggcaatcagcacgcttcgttttccgaagtcggccgaaactgcctcacgtggaaacttcgggcgaattcggaaaatgaagcga from Xenopus laevis strain J_2021 chromosome 1S, Xenopus_laevis_v10.1, whole genome shotgun sequence harbors:
- the pcdh7.S gene encoding protocadherin-7 isoform X3, coding for MMRTEGTQSRWSSWLLLLLHISLTVAATKQLLKYRIAEEGPADVRIGNVAKEIGIVKSSGDVTFSLESGSDYFKIDNVTGELSTTERRIDREKLPQCQMIFDENECFIDFEVSVIGPAQSWVELFEGRVIILDINDNTPTFPSPVLTLTVEENRPVGTLYLLPTATDRDFGRNGIERYELIQDAGESLYLSGRRGAPESGKRRMESDGRSSVFELQVADTSDGEKQPQLIVKGPLDREQRDSYELTLRVRDGGEPPRSSQSILRVLITDVNDNSPRFEKSVYEADLAENSAPGTPILQLRAADYDVGVNGQIEYVFGAATESVRRLLRLDENSGWLSVLHRIDREEVNQLRFTVMARDRGQPPKTDKATVVLNIKDENDNVPLIDIRKIGRIPVKDGMANVAEDVLVDTPVALVQVSDRDQGENGVVTCTVVGDVPFQLKPASDGEGEQNKKKYFLHTSAPLDYENVKEYNVIIVAVDSGSPSLSSNNSLTVKVGDINDNPPVFSQAAVEVAFPENNVLGERVATVLATDADSGKNAEIAYSLEPPMDGIFSIHPDTGDITVNIILDREQTDSYEFRVVAKDKGIPVLQGATSVAVRVADRNDNEPKFMQDVFTFYVKENLQPNSPVGMVTVMDSDKGRNAEMSLFIEEDSDIFSIENETGTIYSTVSFDREHQTSYTFRVKAVDGGDPPRSATATVSLFVMDENDNAPSISFPINTSYAVLSPASNVRTVVASVVATDSDNGVNADLNYSIVGGNPFKLFEIDSTSGVVSLVGKLTSKHYGLHRLVVQVNDSGQPPQSTVALVHVFVNETISNATVVDSQIARSLHVPLTQDIAGDPSYDMSKQRLSIVIGVVAGIMTVILIILVVVMARYCRAKSKNGYEAGKKDHEDFFTPQQHDKSKKPKKDKKNKKSKQPLYSSIVTVEASKPNGQRYDSVNEKLSDSPSMGMYRTVNGGPGSPDLARHYKSSSPLPTVQLHPQSPTAGKKHQAVQDLPPANTFVGAGDNISIGSDHCSEYSQTNNKYSKQSHFLF
- the pcdh7.S gene encoding protocadherin-7 isoform X1, yielding MMRTEGTQSRWSSWLLLLLHISLTVAATKQLLKYRIAEEGPADVRIGNVAKEIGIVKSSGDVTFSLESGSDYFKIDNVTGELSTTERRIDREKLPQCQMIFDENECFIDFEVSVIGPAQSWVELFEGRVIILDINDNTPTFPSPVLTLTVEENRPVGTLYLLPTATDRDFGRNGIERYELIQDAGESLYLSGRRGAPESGKRRMESDGRSSVFELQVADTSDGEKQPQLIVKGPLDREQRDSYELTLRVRDGGEPPRSSQSILRVLITDVNDNSPRFEKSVYEADLAENSAPGTPILQLRAADYDVGVNGQIEYVFGAATESVRRLLRLDENSGWLSVLHRIDREEVNQLRFTVMARDRGQPPKTDKATVVLNIKDENDNVPLIDIRKIGRIPVKDGMANVAEDVLVDTPVALVQVSDRDQGENGVVTCTVVGDVPFQLKPASDGEGEQNKKKYFLHTSAPLDYENVKEYNVIIVAVDSGSPSLSSNNSLTVKVGDINDNPPVFSQAAVEVAFPENNVLGERVATVLATDADSGKNAEIAYSLEPPMDGIFSIHPDTGDITVNIILDREQTDSYEFRVVAKDKGIPVLQGATSVAVRVADRNDNEPKFMQDVFTFYVKENLQPNSPVGMVTVMDSDKGRNAEMSLFIEEDSDIFSIENETGTIYSTVSFDREHQTSYTFRVKAVDGGDPPRSATATVSLFVMDENDNAPSISFPINTSYAVLSPASNVRTVVASVVATDSDNGVNADLNYSIVGGNPFKLFEIDSTSGVVSLVGKLTSKHYGLHRLVVQVNDSGQPPQSTVALVHVFVNETISNATVVDSQIARSLHVPLTQDIAGDPSYDMSKQRLSIVIGVVAGIMTVILIILVVVMARYCRAKSKNGYEAGKKDHEDFFTPQQHDKSKKPKKDKKNKKSKQPLYSSIVTVEASKPNGQRYDSVNEKLSDSPSMGMYRTVNGGPGSPDLARHYKSSSPLPTVQLHPQSPTAGKKHQAVQDLPPANTFVGAGDNISIGSDHCSEYSQTNNKYSKQPFRRVTFSVVSQPQDPHQGSLQSCYDSGLEESETPSSKSSSGPRLGALPLPEDNYERTTPDGSVGEAEHMENDSRPLPDVALTGKCTRECDEYGHSDSCWMPVRTSPERKQKTQPKLSTFMPVDERDSQEMLANGEVTLMGDRNRNLLNKKLASYENFNTATYSKSEETNPEDIPLTQKGEYKPSPVNTLTRREVYL
- the pcdh7.S gene encoding protocadherin-7 isoform X2 produces the protein MMRTEGTQSRWSSWLLLLLHISLTVAATKQLLKYRIAEEGPADVRIGNVAKEIGIVKSSGDVTFSLESGSDYFKIDNVTGELSTTERRIDREKLPQCQMIFDENECFIDFEVSVIGPAQSWVELFEGRVIILDINDNTPTFPSPVLTLTVEENRPVGTLYLLPTATDRDFGRNGIERYELIQDAGESLYLSGRRGAPESGKRRMESDGRSSVFELQVADTSDGEKQPQLIVKGPLDREQRDSYELTLRVRDGGEPPRSSQSILRVLITDVNDNSPRFEKSVYEADLAENSAPGTPILQLRAADYDVGVNGQIEYVFGAATESVRRLLRLDENSGWLSVLHRIDREEVNQLRFTVMARDRGQPPKTDKATVVLNIKDENDNVPLIDIRKIGRIPVKDGMANVAEDVLVDTPVALVQVSDRDQGENGVVTCTVVGDVPFQLKPASDGEGEQNKKKYFLHTSAPLDYENVKEYNVIIVAVDSGSPSLSSNNSLTVKVGDINDNPPVFSQAAVEVAFPENNVLGERVATVLATDADSGKNAEIAYSLEPPMDGIFSIHPDTGDITVNIILDREQTDSYEFRVVAKDKGIPVLQGATSVAVRVADRNDNEPKFMQDVFTFYVKENLQPNSPVGMVTVMDSDKGRNAEMSLFIEEDSDIFSIENETGTIYSTVSFDREHQTSYTFRVKAVDGGDPPRSATATVSLFVMDENDNAPSISFPINTSYAVLSPASNVRTVVASVVATDSDNGVNADLNYSIVGGNPFKLFEIDSTSGVVSLVGKLTSKHYGLHRLVVQVNDSGQPPQSTVALVHVFVNETISNATVVDSQIARSLHVPLTQDIAGDPSYDMSKQRLSIVIGVVAGIMTVILIILVVVMARYCRAKSKNGYEAGKKDHEDFFTPQQHDKSKKPKKDKKNKKSKQPLYSSIVTVEASKPNGQRYDSVNEKLSDSPSMGMYRTVNGGPGSPDLARHYKSSSPLPTVQLHPQSPTAGKKHQAVQDLPPANTFVGAGDNISIGSDHCSEYSQTNNKYSKQVTAHPSCDPQLRS